The DNA region GATGACGGCGTCGTGTGCGCCCATGCGTGTGCTCCTTGGATGACGGGTGTGGATGCCGCGGACCAGCCTACTCGCGAGCGTGTGCCGTCAAAAAGCGGGGAGAAATCGGGCGCGGCGCCGGTGGGCGTCGGGCCTACCGCGGTCGCGCCCGCCGGTTTGACGTTCCGGCGGCGATACCGTGGGAGCGTGGACGCCCGCCCCAGCCTGGATCCTGCCGTCGCCGAGGTGCGACTGGCGGTGCGGACGGCGCTGTCCGCGCTGCCGCCGGGCGAGACCGTGCTGGTCGCGCTGTCCGGTGGCGCCGATTCGCTCGCCCTCGCGGCGGCGACCGCGTTCGAGGCTCCGAAGCTCGGGCTGCGTGCGGCGTCGGTGACGATCGATCACGGGCTGCAGCACGGCTCTGCGGATGCCGCGGCGCGGGCGGCCGGTCAGGCGCGGTCCCTCGGGCTCGACGCGCGCATCGTGCCCGTCGAGGTGGGTTCCGACGGTGGCCCCGAGGCGGCCGCGCGGACCGCGCGCTACGCGGCGCTGGCCCGCGAAGCATCCGCGATGGGCGCGCGCGCGGTGCTGGCCGGGCACACCCTCGACGACCAGGCGGAGACCGTGCTGCTGGGGCTCGCGCGCGGGTCCGGGGCGACCAGCCTGCAGGGCATGGCGCCCACCGCCGAGCTGGGCGCGGGAGTCGCGCTGCTGCGGCCCCTCCTCGCCGTGCGCCGGGCGACCACCCGCGCCGCCTGCAGGGCCGCGGACCTGGAGCCGTGGGAGGACCCGCACAACGCCGACCGCCGCTTCGCCCGCGTGCGCGTGCGCGAGGCCGTCCTTCCGGTGCTCGAGGCCGAACTGGGCCCCGGGATCGCCGAAGCGCTGGCCCGCACGGCGGTGCAGCTGCGGGAGGATGCCGCGGCCTTCGAGGAGATGATCCAGGAGACCATCGAGGACATCGTCGAGCACGCCGAGGCGGGCATCTCGGTGTCGATCGCAGCGCTGGCCGCCAACCCGGCCGCCCTGCGCCACCGCATCATCCGGCACGTGGTCGCGGCCGAGTTCGGTTCGAGCCTGACGCGCACGCAGACGCTCGAGGTCGGCCGGCTGGTGACCGACTGGTCCGGACAGGGACCGATCGACCTGCCCGGGTGCCGCGCCCGGCGCGTCGGCGGACGACTGGAGTTCACGGCATCCTGAGCGGCCCCGACGCGGGGCCGCGCTCGGCGCCGACCCGGCCCGACTCTAGACTCGGAGCATGCGAGCCTCGGACATCCAGAGCGAGATCACCGAAGTCCTCGTCACCGAGGAGCAGATCCTCACACGGCTCGATGAGGTCGCCGCACAGGTCGCGGTCGACTACGCCGGCAAGGATCTGCTGCTCGTGGGCGTGCTCAAGGGCGCGATCATGGTGATGGCGGACTTCTCCCGGGCGCTGCCGACCGTCGCCCCGATCGACTGGATGGCGGTGTCCTCCTACGGCGCCGGGACGAAGTCCAGCGGCGTCGTGCAGATCCGCAAGGACCTCGACGAGGACCTGCACGGTCGCCACGTCCTGATCGTCGAGGACATCATCGACTCCGGCCTGACCCTGAGCTGGCTGCTGGAGAACTTCGCCTCCCGGGGTGCGGCGTCGGTCGAGGTGTTCGCCCTGCTGCGCAAGCCGGATGCAGCGAAGGTGCATGTCGACTGCAAATACGTCGGCTTCGACATCGCGAACGAGTTCGTCATCGGCTACGGGCTGGACTACGCCGAGAAGTACCGCAATCTTCGCGACGTGGCGATCCTCGCCCCCCACGTTTACAGTTGACGCGCCTCGACGCAATGCCGCGCAGCGGCGTTGCGCCGAGGCGCGTCGAGATCGAGTAGGCGGCGCAGCCGCCGTATCGAGATCTCTCCAGGCCGCGATGCCGCGCAACGGCGAGCAGTCTCGGGGCCTCGATGCGGCGCAGCGGCGAGCAGTCTTTCCGCACACCACCGACCCGCGCCGGCTGATTACGCCCCGGGCGAATGCACAGTCTGGGCATAGGCAGCCCGCGATACCCTGATTTCACCGTCGCCGAGGCCCCGAGCCCTTGTGCGCACGGATCGTCGACGAAAGGGAACGGGCGCCGCCCGCACCATGGACCTGAAGAAGATCACCCGAAACCCGCTCTTCTACGTGCTGCTGATCGGGATCTTCCTGATCGTCGGGTTCTCGCTCATCTCCAGCCTTGGCGGAGCCAAGCAGATCTCCACCCAGGAGGGGCTCAAGCTCCTGGACGGTTCGACGGTCACCGAGGTCGTGAACACCGACGGTGATCAGCGTGTCGACATGAAGCTGTCCAAGCCCTACGAGGGCGCTTCCGACGTGCAGTTCTACTACGTCTCGGCACGCGCCGAAGAGGTCGTCGACGCGATCACCGCCGCCGACCCCGCCGACGGTTTCAACGACTCCGTGCCGCGTCCGAGCTGGTTCGACGGCATCCTCTCGCTCATGCTGCCGCTTCTGCTGCTCGGCGTGCTCTTCTGGTTCCTGCTCTCCAGCGCCCAGGGCGGCGGGAGCAAGGTCATGCAGTTCGGCAAGTCCAAGGCCAAGCTCGTCTCGAAGGAGTCACCCACGGTGACCTTCGACGATGTCGCCGGCGCCGATGAGGCCATCGAAGAGATGCAAGAGATCAAGGACTTCCTCAAGGACCCCTCCAAGTTCCAGGCCGTGGGGGCCCGCATCCCGAAGGGCGTGCTGCTGTACGGCCCTCCCGGAACCGGCAAGACCCTCCTCGCCCGGGCGGTCGCCGGTGAGGCCGGTGTGCCGTTCTACTCGATCTCGGGCTCGGACTTCGTCGAGATGTTCGTGGGCGTCGGTGCGAGCCGCGTCCGCGACCTGTTCAACCAGGCCAAGGAGAGCGCGCCGGCGATCATCTTCATCGACGAGATCGACGCGGTGGGCCGTCACCGCGGCGCCGGGATGGGCGGCGGTCACGACGAGCGCGAGCAGACGCTCAACCAGATGCTCGTGGAGATGGACGGCTTCGACCCGAAGGTCAACGTCATCGTCATCGCGGCGACGAACCGACCCGACATCCTGGACCCCGCACTGCTGCGCCCGGGTCGTTTCGACCGCCAGATCGGCGTGGACGCGCCGGACCTGAAGGGCCGCAAGCGGATCCTCGAAGTGCACGGCCGCGGCAAGCCCCTCGCGGAGGGCGTGGACCTCGAAGTCGTCGCCCGCAAGACGCCCGGGTTCACCGGCGCTGACCTGGCCAACGTGCTCAACGAGGCGGCGCTGCTGACCGCGCGCTCCAACGCGCAGCTGATCGACAACCGCGCACTGGATGAGGCCATCGACCGTGTCATCGCGGGACCGCAGCGCCGCACCCGCGTCATGCGCGACAAGGAGAAGCTGATCACCGCGTACCACGAAGGCGGTCACGCTCTCGCGGCGGCGGCGATGAACAACACCGACCCGGTGACGAAGGTCACCATCCTGCCCCGCGGCAAAGCGCTCGGGTACACGATGGTCCTCCCGCTGGATGACAAGTACTCCGTCACCCGCAACGAGCTGCAGGACCAACTCACGTACGCGATGGGCGGTCGCGTGGCCGAGGAGATCGTGTTCCACGACCCCACCACCGGCGCCTCCAACGACATCGAGAAGGCCACCGGGATCGCCCGCAAGATGGTCACCGAGTACGGCATGACCAACGAGGTCGGACCCGTGAAGCTCGGCTCCGCCAGCGGCGAGGTGTTCATGGGGCGCGACATGGGCCACGGCCGGGAATTCAGTGAACGGCTCGCCGAGCGCATCGACCTGCAGGTCCGCGAGCTGATCGAACAGGCCCACAACGAGGCCTACCAGGTGCTCAACGACAACCGGGATGTCCTGGACCGGCTCGCGCTGGAGCTGCTGGAGAAGGAGACGCTCGACCACATCGAGCTCGCCGAGATCTTCAAGGACGTCAAGCGGCTTCCGCCGCGGCCGCAGTGGCTCTCCAGCAACGAGCGTCCGGTCTCGGTCCGGCCGCCCGTCGAGGTGCCGCGCCGAACGCACCCCGAAGGCATCGCCGCGGCCGTGGAGGCCGAGCAGGAGGCGCCCGAGAAAGCCACGAAGCGTCGTCCCAGCGGGCAGGCGCGTCCCGCGACCGCGTAGGCTCGGGCCTGTGGCCGTCGATCGTGAGCGCGTCGCTGCGCTCGTTCGCGAGCTGCTGGCGGCGATCGGTGAGGACCCCGAACGCCCCGGCCTGCATCTGACCCCGCAGCGGGTCGCAGACGCCTATGCGGAGTTCTTCTCCGGCGTGGGGGTGGATCCTGCCGCGCCCCTCGCGCACACGATCTCGATCGCACGCGGCCCCGCGCCGGACACGCTGCCCTCGGGTGCGGTCATGCTCCGCGACATCCGCTTCCGGTCGGTGTGCGAGCACCACCTGCTTCCGTTCCGCGGCCACGCGCACATCGCCTATCTGCCCGGGGAACAGGTCGTCGGGCTGGGCGCACTGCCGAAGGTCGTGGACATCCTGGCGTCCCGTCCGCAGGTGCAGGAGCGCCTCGGCGAGCAGATCGCCGACACGATCGCCGATTCTCTGGACGCCCGCGGTGTGCTGGTCGTCCTCGATGCCAGCCACGAGTGCGTCACGATGCGCGGTGAGCGGCAGACCGAGGCCTCGACCGTCACCATCGCCGCCCGCGGGGAACTGTCCGAACCCGCCGCCCGGGCGGAGTTGATCGCGCTGCTCGGGGCGCCGCGCGGATGAGCACCCTCATCATGGGGATCGTCAACGTCACCCCGGACTCATTCAGCGACGGTGGCCGCTTCGTGGACCCGGATGCGGCGATCGCCCATGGTCTGCTGCTGCGTT from Microbacterium sp. zg-B185 includes:
- the tilS gene encoding tRNA lysidine(34) synthetase TilS, encoding MDARPSLDPAVAEVRLAVRTALSALPPGETVLVALSGGADSLALAAATAFEAPKLGLRAASVTIDHGLQHGSADAAARAAGQARSLGLDARIVPVEVGSDGGPEAAARTARYAALAREASAMGARAVLAGHTLDDQAETVLLGLARGSGATSLQGMAPTAELGAGVALLRPLLAVRRATTRAACRAADLEPWEDPHNADRRFARVRVREAVLPVLEAELGPGIAEALARTAVQLREDAAAFEEMIQETIEDIVEHAEAGISVSIAALAANPAALRHRIIRHVVAAEFGSSLTRTQTLEVGRLVTDWSGQGPIDLPGCRARRVGGRLEFTAS
- the hpt gene encoding hypoxanthine phosphoribosyltransferase, whose translation is MRASDIQSEITEVLVTEEQILTRLDEVAAQVAVDYAGKDLLLVGVLKGAIMVMADFSRALPTVAPIDWMAVSSYGAGTKSSGVVQIRKDLDEDLHGRHVLIVEDIIDSGLTLSWLLENFASRGAASVEVFALLRKPDAAKVHVDCKYVGFDIANEFVIGYGLDYAEKYRNLRDVAILAPHVYS
- the ftsH gene encoding ATP-dependent zinc metalloprotease FtsH, which gives rise to MDLKKITRNPLFYVLLIGIFLIVGFSLISSLGGAKQISTQEGLKLLDGSTVTEVVNTDGDQRVDMKLSKPYEGASDVQFYYVSARAEEVVDAITAADPADGFNDSVPRPSWFDGILSLMLPLLLLGVLFWFLLSSAQGGGSKVMQFGKSKAKLVSKESPTVTFDDVAGADEAIEEMQEIKDFLKDPSKFQAVGARIPKGVLLYGPPGTGKTLLARAVAGEAGVPFYSISGSDFVEMFVGVGASRVRDLFNQAKESAPAIIFIDEIDAVGRHRGAGMGGGHDEREQTLNQMLVEMDGFDPKVNVIVIAATNRPDILDPALLRPGRFDRQIGVDAPDLKGRKRILEVHGRGKPLAEGVDLEVVARKTPGFTGADLANVLNEAALLTARSNAQLIDNRALDEAIDRVIAGPQRRTRVMRDKEKLITAYHEGGHALAAAAMNNTDPVTKVTILPRGKALGYTMVLPLDDKYSVTRNELQDQLTYAMGGRVAEEIVFHDPTTGASNDIEKATGIARKMVTEYGMTNEVGPVKLGSASGEVFMGRDMGHGREFSERLAERIDLQVRELIEQAHNEAYQVLNDNRDVLDRLALELLEKETLDHIELAEIFKDVKRLPPRPQWLSSNERPVSVRPPVEVPRRTHPEGIAAAVEAEQEAPEKATKRRPSGQARPATA
- the folE gene encoding GTP cyclohydrolase I codes for the protein MAVDRERVAALVRELLAAIGEDPERPGLHLTPQRVADAYAEFFSGVGVDPAAPLAHTISIARGPAPDTLPSGAVMLRDIRFRSVCEHHLLPFRGHAHIAYLPGEQVVGLGALPKVVDILASRPQVQERLGEQIADTIADSLDARGVLVVLDASHECVTMRGERQTEASTVTIAARGELSEPAARAELIALLGAPRG